GTTTTAAAAATAGATGAAATTCCACAACAACATGTTGGAAAAGGTAGAGCAATTGTTGATCCTAAAATTATTGAGGATCAAAAATGGAATACTGGCCAAATATTAGAATTAACATATAACAAGAAAACACATGTAAAACTTTGGCCAGGTGCACCTGAAGAGTATGGTGCAGGAATAATCAAAGTAGATGGAATGACAAGACAAAATATAGGTGCAGGAATAGGCGATAAAATTTCATTAAAATCAGTTGAAGCTGAAAATGCAGAACAGATTGTTTTGTCCCCAACTGAAAAAATTTCAGCTGAAGGGTTACAAGAATACATGATTTACAATTATCTAAATCATGTCTTTACAACCGGAGATTCGGTATCTTTGAATACACAGATGGGCGGACGAGTTCAATTTATTGTAACTAGTACCAAACCATCAAAACCAGTACTTGTTACTGAAAATACAGTATTCAAACTTGGTTCAATGACTAAAGCAGTTGATGTATCTGTTCCAAGAATTACATACGATGAACTTGGAGGCCTAAAACATGAGGTGCTAAAGATTCGTGAGATGGTTGAATTACCAATGAGACATCCTGAGTTGTTTGAAAAAATAGGAGTAGAGGCACCAAAGGGTGTGTTGCTATATGGTCCACCTGGAACTGGAAAAACCCTACTTGCAAAAGCAGTAGCTGGAGAAACCAATGCCCATTTCATTTCACTTAGCGGTCCAGAAATTATGGGAAAATACTATGGAGAAAGTGAGGAGAAAATTAGAGAAATATTCTCACAAGCTGAAGAAAACTCACCCAGTATTATTTTCATAGATGAGATTGATTCTATTGCTCCAAAGAGAGATGAGGTATCAGGCGAAGTTGAGAAGAGAATAGTTTCACAACTATTGACATTAATGGATGGAATGAAGTCCCGAGGAAAAGTTGTAGTAATTGCAGCTACCAACAGACCAGATTCAATTGATCCTGCACTTAGAAGACCTGGTAGATTTGATAGAGAAATAGAAATTGGAATTCCTGATACTGAGGGAAGATTTGACATTCTCTCAATTCATACACGTGGAATGCCAATTGATGAAAAAGTAGATCTTAAACAAATCTCAAAGATCACACATGGATTTGTAGGAGCTGATTTAGAGATTTTATCCAAAGAGGCAGCAATGAGATCTCTTCGTAGAATTCTTCCTGAGATTGATCTTGATGAAGAAAAAATCTCATCAGAGATTCTTCAAAAGATCCAAATTACAAGTGAAGATTTTAGAGATGCATTAAAAGAAGTAAGACCAAGTGCACTAAGAGAAGTCCAAGTTCAAATTCCCGATGTTAGTTGGGATGACGTTGGAGGATTAGACAAACTAAAAGAAGAACTTTTGGAGGCAGTTGAATGGCCTATGAAATACAAAGAAGCATTTGATTATGTTGATGTAGAATCTCCAAAGGGGATACTACTCCATGGTCCACCTGGAACTGGTAAAACTTTGATTGCAAAAGCACTTGCAAAAACGACAGAGTCTAACTTTATCAGTATTAAGGGTCCTGAACTACTTTCCAAATGGGTTGGTGAATCTGAAAAAGGAGTGAGAGAAATTTTCAGAAAAGCACGACAAGCAGCACCATGTATAATCTTCTTAGATGAAGTTGATGCGCTTGTACCACGAAGAGGTAGTGGAGATTCAGGTTCACATGTAACAGAAAATGTAGTCTCTCAAATTTTAACTGAAATTGATGGACTTGAAGAATTACACAACGTATTGATAATTGGTGCAACAAACCGATTAGATATCGTTGATGAAGCACTTCTAAGACCAGGAAGATTCGATAGAATCATCGAAGTTCCAAATCCTGATGCAAAAGGAAGACAACATATCTTTGAGATTCATACCAAAAA
This genomic window from Nitrosopumilus ureiphilus contains:
- a CDS encoding CDC48 family AAA ATPase; this encodes MSEIVLKIDEIPQQHVGKGRAIVDPKIIEDQKWNTGQILELTYNKKTHVKLWPGAPEEYGAGIIKVDGMTRQNIGAGIGDKISLKSVEAENAEQIVLSPTEKISAEGLQEYMIYNYLNHVFTTGDSVSLNTQMGGRVQFIVTSTKPSKPVLVTENTVFKLGSMTKAVDVSVPRITYDELGGLKHEVLKIREMVELPMRHPELFEKIGVEAPKGVLLYGPPGTGKTLLAKAVAGETNAHFISLSGPEIMGKYYGESEEKIREIFSQAEENSPSIIFIDEIDSIAPKRDEVSGEVEKRIVSQLLTLMDGMKSRGKVVVIAATNRPDSIDPALRRPGRFDREIEIGIPDTEGRFDILSIHTRGMPIDEKVDLKQISKITHGFVGADLEILSKEAAMRSLRRILPEIDLDEEKISSEILQKIQITSEDFRDALKEVRPSALREVQVQIPDVSWDDVGGLDKLKEELLEAVEWPMKYKEAFDYVDVESPKGILLHGPPGTGKTLIAKALAKTTESNFISIKGPELLSKWVGESEKGVREIFRKARQAAPCIIFLDEVDALVPRRGSGDSGSHVTENVVSQILTEIDGLEELHNVLIIGATNRLDIVDEALLRPGRFDRIIEVPNPDAKGRQHIFEIHTKKKPLASDVDIIKLVELTDGFSGAEIAAVANRAAITALKRYVSGKSQNVKEIKITQEDLIDSIDKVRPQKKEASIPQSIK